One stretch of Novosphingobium pentaromativorans US6-1 DNA includes these proteins:
- a CDS encoding DUF2829 domain-containing protein: MDFGSALVALKDGKRVSRAGWNGKGMFLFLVPGSHFKVNRPPLLGIYPEGTGIDYRPHIDMKTAQGDVVPWVASQSDLLCEDWGIVE, translated from the coding sequence ATGGATTTCGGCTCTGCCCTCGTGGCACTGAAAGACGGCAAGCGCGTTTCTCGCGCTGGCTGGAACGGCAAGGGCATGTTCCTGTTCCTTGTCCCCGGCTCGCACTTCAAGGTCAATCGTCCGCCTCTTCTCGGGATCTATCCCGAAGGCACAGGCATCGATTACCGCCCGCACATCGACATGAAGACCGCACAGGGCGACGTCGTGCCGTGGGTAGCGTCGCAGAGCGACCTTCTGTGCGAGGACTGGGGAATCGTCGAATGA